The Euphorbia lathyris chromosome 2, ddEupLath1.1, whole genome shotgun sequence genome includes a window with the following:
- the LOC136217033 gene encoding uncharacterized protein isoform X2: MYMAYGWPQVIPLEAGLCPSSQKIIYLKVINRLLLVVSPSHIELWSSSQHKMRLGKYKRDAESMETEGENLRAVWSPDAKLVAILTTSFFLHIFKVQFTERRIQIREKQPSDLFLANISLVLREQVPFSEKDLTVSNIVSDNKHMLLGLSNGSLYNISWKGEFYGAFELDPYQHENNEVAVSPHSLINGLASGSASEGLVSNHSITLKSAVTQLEFCYPMRLLFVLYSDGQLLSCSVTKKGLKQPEFIKVEKKLGSGDAVCASVASDQQILAVGTRRGVVELYDLAESASLIRTVSLYDWGYSVDATGPVSCIAWTPDNSAFAVGWKLRGLAVWSLSGCRLMSTIRQIGLSSASSPKVKPNQDCKYEPLMGGTSLMQWDEYGYKLYAIEEGSLERILAFSFGKCCLSRGVSGMTYVRQVIYGEDRLLVVQSEDTDELKILHLNLPVSYLAQNWPVQHVAASKDGMYLAVAGLHGLILYDMRFKKWRVFGDITQEQRIQCKGLLWLGKIVVVCNYVESSNMYELLFYPRYHLDQSSLLCRKPLLAQPMVMDVYQDHILVTYRPFDVHIFHVRLFGELTPHSNPNLQLSTVRELSIMTAKSHPAAMRFIPDQIPRERGLKDHISQSSDLLAREPARCLILRTNGELSLLDLDDGRERELTDSVELFWVTCGQSEEKTNLIEEVSWLDYGHRGMQVWYPSPGVDSFKQEDFLQLDPELEFDREVYPLGLLPNAGVVVGVSQRMLFSACTEFPCFEPSPQAQTILHCLLRHLIQRDKREEALKLAQLSAEKPHFSHCLEWLLFTVFDAEISRQSANKNQKSVPKHAENCSLLEKTCDLIRNFPEYLDVVVSVARKTDGRHWADLFSAAGRSAELFEECFQRRWYRTAACYILVIAKLEGPAVSQYCALRLLQATLDESLYELAGELVRFLLRSGKEYEQSSNDSGLSPRFLGYFLFRSSHRKTSLDKSTSFKEQSAHVTSVKNILESHASYLMSGKELSKLVAFVKGTQFDLVEYLQRERYGSARLENFASGLELIGQKLQMGTLQSRLDAEFLLAHMCSVKFKEWIVVLATLLRRSEVLFDLFRHDMRLWKAYYITLQSHPAFVEYQDLLEALEERLASLSDLEE; encoded by the exons ATGTATATGGCATATGGCTGGCCTCAGGTGATCCCGCTCGAGGCTGGACTTTGTCCTTCTTCTCAGAAGATTATATATCTCAAAGTTATTAACCGCCTCTTGCTTGTTGTCTCCCCTTCTCATATTGAGCTCTGGAGCTCCTCTCag CACAAGATGAGGTTGGGCAAGTACAAGAGGGATGCCGAGTCGATGGAGACAGAAGGCGAAAATTTACGGGCCGTGTGGAGTCCTGATGCCAAATTGGTTGCTATACTT ACCACATCTTTCTTTCTTCACATATTCAAAGTCCAATTTACCGAAAGAAGAATTCAGATCAGAGAGAAGCAACCATCTGACTTGTTTCTTGCTAATATATCTCTTGTTCTAAGGGAGCAGGTTCCTTTTTCAGAGAAAGACTTGACAGT GAGCAACATTGTGAGTGATAACAAACATATGCTGCTTGGACTTTCCAATGGATCCTTATACAATATCTCTTGGAAAGGCGAG TTTTATGGAGCTTTTGAACTTGATCCCTATCAACACGAGAATAATGAAGTCGCTGTGTCACCACACTCTTTAATTAATGGCCTTGCTTCCGGAAGTGCTTCAGAAGGTCTTGTATCCAATCATAGTATCACCTTGAAGTCTGCAGTTACACAGCTGGAGTTTTGCTATCCAATGAGGTTGCTATTTGTTTTATACTCTGATGGACAACTGTTATCATGCTCTGTAACCAAGAAAGGTTTAAAGCAACCTGAATTCATTAAAGTTGAAAAGAAGTTGGGTTCAGGTGATGCTGTATGTGCTTCGGTAGCTTCGGATCAACAAATCCTTGCAGTAGGCACTAGAAGAGGGGTTGTTGAGTTATACGACTTGGCAGAATCTGCATCTCTCATTCGTACAGTGTCTTTGTATGATTGGGG ATATTCAGTTGATGCCACTGGTCCTGTCAGTTGTATTGCATGGACACCTGATAATTCTGCTTTCGCTGTTGGGTGGAAGTTAAGAGGACTTGCTGTTTGGTCTCTTTCTGGCTGTCGTTTGATGTCAACGATCCGCCAAATTGGTTTAAGTTCAGCATCTTCTCCAAAAGTTAAGCCAAATCAAGATTGTAAATACGAGCCATTGATGGGTGGCACTTCATTGATGCAGTGGGATGAATATGGATATAAGCTTTATGCAATTGAAGAAGGATCTTTGGAGAGAATCCTTGCATTTTCTTTTGGGAAATGCTGTCTTAGTAGAGGAGTTTCAGGCATGACTTATGTCCGTCAGGTGATATATGGTGAAGATCGGCTGCTTGTTGTACAGTCTGAAGATACCGATGAACTTAAAATTTTACATCTAAATCTTCCG GTTTCTTATCTCGCTCAAAATTGGCCTGTTCAACATGTGGCCGCTAGCAAAGATGGAATGTACCTAGCAGTTGCTGGTCTTCATGGGCTGATTTTATATGATATGCGTTTCAAAAAGTGGCGAGTCTTTGGAGATATTACTCAGGAACAAAGGATTCAGTGCAAAGGTTTGTTATGGCTGGGGAAGATTGTTGTTGTCTGCAACTATGTTGAATCTTCTAACAT GTATGAATTGCTCTTTTACCCACGATATCATCTTGACCAGAGTTCCTTACTTTGTCGGAAGCCATTACTTGCTCAGCCAATGGTGATGGATGTATATCAAGATCATATACTTGTGACTTATCGCCCATTTGATGTCCACATATTCCATGTGAGATTATTTGGTGAATTGACACCTCATAGCAATCCAAACCTGCAG CTTTCTACAGTACGGGAACTCTCAATCATGACAGCAAAGAGTCATCCTGCTGCAATGCGTTTTATCCCTGACCAGATTCCAAGAGAACGTGGCTTAAAGGATCATATTTCACAATCTTCAGATTTACTAGCCAGAGAACCTGCGAG ATGCTTGATACTAAGAACAAATGGGGAACTTTCTCTTTTGGATTTGGATGATGGACGTGAGAGGGAGCTCACTGACTCTGTTGAATTATTTTGGGTTACTTGTGGTCAATCAGAGGAGAAGACTAACTTAATTGAGGAAGTTTCTTGGTTAGATTATGGCCATCGAGGGATGCAG GTTTGGTATCCATCTCCAGGGGTTGATTCTTTCAAGCAGGAGGATTTTTTGCAG TTGGATCCAGAACTGGAATTTGATCGTGAAGTGTATCCTCTGGGACTTCTTCCAAATGCTGGTGTTGTTGTTGGTGTCTCGCAGAGGATGTTATTTTCAGCATGCACTGAATTTCCATGTTTTGAGCCATCTCCTCAAGCTCAAACTATATTGCATTGCCTTCTCAGGCACCTTATTCAG AGGGACAAAAGGGAGGAGGCTCTAAAGTTGGCACAGCTATCAGCTGAAAAGCCGCATTTTTCCCATTGTCTAGAGTGGCTTCTTTTTACGGTATTTGATGCAGAAATTTCCAG ACAAAGTGCAAACAAGAACCAAAAGTCGGTCCCTAAACATGCCGAAAACTGCTCTTTATTGGAGAAGACCTGCGATTTGATTAGAAATTTTCCAGAATATCTGGATGTGGTTGTGAGTGTGGCGAGAAAAACTGATGGTCGACACTGGGCAGATTTATTCTCAGCTGCTGGAAGATCAGCAGA GTTGTTTGAGGAATGCTTCCAACGGAGATGGTATCGCACtgcagcatgctatatactt GTAATAGCCAAACTTGAAGGACCTGCTGTCAGTCAATACTGTGCTTTACGTTTATTACAG GCAACACTTGATGAATCTTTATATGAGCTTGCTGGGGAGCTG GTGCGATTCTTATTGAGATCTGGGAAAGAATATGAGCAATCATCAAATGATTCTGGACTTTCTCCAAGATTCTTGGGTTATTTTCTCTTTCGTTCTAGTCACAGGAAGACATCATTGGATAAGAG CACCTCATTCAAGGAGCAAAGTGCTCATGTTACTTCTGTGAAGAACATATTAGAAAGCCATGCTAGCTATTTGATGTCAGGGAAAGAACTTTCCAAGCTTGTTGCCTTTGTCAAAGGCACTCAGTTTGACTTAGTG GAATATCTACAACGTGAAAGATATGGTTCAGCTCGCTTGGAGAACTTTGCATCAGGGCTGGAACTAATTGGACAGAAG CTCCAAATGGGTACATTGCAGAGTCGGCTAGATGCAGAGTTTCTGTTGGCTCATATGTGTTCCGTCAAGTTCAAGGAGTGGATTGTTGTCCTGGCCACTCTGCTGAGAAGGTCCGAG GTTCTTTTTGATCTTTTCCGGCATGACATGCGGTTGTGGAAGGCATATTACATTACTCTTCAG TCGCACCCTGCTTTTGTTGAATATCAAGATCTACTTGAAGCCTTGGAAGAGAGGCTTGCATCTCTCTCAGATTTGGAGGAGTGA
- the LOC136217033 gene encoding uncharacterized protein isoform X1 has product MYMAYGWPQVIPLEAGLCPSSQKIIYLKVINRLLLVVSPSHIELWSSSQHKMRLGKYKRDAESMETEGENLRAVWSPDAKLVAILTTSFFLHIFKVQFTERRIQIREKQPSDLFLANISLVLREQVPFSEKDLTVSNIVSDNKHMLLGLSNGSLYNISWKGEFYGAFELDPYQHENNEVAVSPHSLINGLASGSASEGLVSNHSITLKSAVTQLEFCYPMRLLFVLYSDGQLLSCSVTKKGLKQPEFIKVEKKLGSGDAVCASVASDQQILAVGTRRGVVELYDLAESASLIRTVSLYDWGYSVDATGPVSCIAWTPDNSAFAVGWKLRGLAVWSLSGCRLMSTIRQIGLSSASSPKVKPNQDCKYEPLMGGTSLMQWDEYGYKLYAIEEGSLERILAFSFGKCCLSRGVSGMTYVRQVIYGEDRLLVVQSEDTDELKILHLNLPVSYLAQNWPVQHVAASKDGMYLAVAGLHGLILYDMRFKKWRVFGDITQEQRIQCKGLLWLGKIVVVCNYVESSNMYELLFYPRYHLDQSSLLCRKPLLAQPMVMDVYQDHILVTYRPFDVHIFHVRLFGELTPHSNPNLQLSTVRELSIMTAKSHPAAMRFIPDQIPRERGLKDHISQSSDLLAREPARCLILRTNGELSLLDLDDGRERELTDSVELFWVTCGQSEEKTNLIEEVSWLDYGHRGMQVWYPSPGVDSFKQEDFLQLDPELEFDREVYPLGLLPNAGVVVGVSQRMLFSACTEFPCFEPSPQAQTILHCLLRHLIQRDKREEALKLAQLSAEKPHFSHCLEWLLFTVFDAEISRQSANKNQKSVPKHAENCSLLEKTCDLIRNFPEYLDVVVSVARKTDGRHWADLFSAAGRSAELFEECFQRRWYRTAACYILVIAKLEGPAVSQYCALRLLQATLDESLYELAGELVRFLLRSGKEYEQSSNDSGLSPRFLGYFLFRSSHRKTSLDKSSTSFKEQSAHVTSVKNILESHASYLMSGKELSKLVAFVKGTQFDLVEYLQRERYGSARLENFASGLELIGQKLQMGTLQSRLDAEFLLAHMCSVKFKEWIVVLATLLRRSEVLFDLFRHDMRLWKAYYITLQSHPAFVEYQDLLEALEERLASLSDLEE; this is encoded by the exons ATGTATATGGCATATGGCTGGCCTCAGGTGATCCCGCTCGAGGCTGGACTTTGTCCTTCTTCTCAGAAGATTATATATCTCAAAGTTATTAACCGCCTCTTGCTTGTTGTCTCCCCTTCTCATATTGAGCTCTGGAGCTCCTCTCag CACAAGATGAGGTTGGGCAAGTACAAGAGGGATGCCGAGTCGATGGAGACAGAAGGCGAAAATTTACGGGCCGTGTGGAGTCCTGATGCCAAATTGGTTGCTATACTT ACCACATCTTTCTTTCTTCACATATTCAAAGTCCAATTTACCGAAAGAAGAATTCAGATCAGAGAGAAGCAACCATCTGACTTGTTTCTTGCTAATATATCTCTTGTTCTAAGGGAGCAGGTTCCTTTTTCAGAGAAAGACTTGACAGT GAGCAACATTGTGAGTGATAACAAACATATGCTGCTTGGACTTTCCAATGGATCCTTATACAATATCTCTTGGAAAGGCGAG TTTTATGGAGCTTTTGAACTTGATCCCTATCAACACGAGAATAATGAAGTCGCTGTGTCACCACACTCTTTAATTAATGGCCTTGCTTCCGGAAGTGCTTCAGAAGGTCTTGTATCCAATCATAGTATCACCTTGAAGTCTGCAGTTACACAGCTGGAGTTTTGCTATCCAATGAGGTTGCTATTTGTTTTATACTCTGATGGACAACTGTTATCATGCTCTGTAACCAAGAAAGGTTTAAAGCAACCTGAATTCATTAAAGTTGAAAAGAAGTTGGGTTCAGGTGATGCTGTATGTGCTTCGGTAGCTTCGGATCAACAAATCCTTGCAGTAGGCACTAGAAGAGGGGTTGTTGAGTTATACGACTTGGCAGAATCTGCATCTCTCATTCGTACAGTGTCTTTGTATGATTGGGG ATATTCAGTTGATGCCACTGGTCCTGTCAGTTGTATTGCATGGACACCTGATAATTCTGCTTTCGCTGTTGGGTGGAAGTTAAGAGGACTTGCTGTTTGGTCTCTTTCTGGCTGTCGTTTGATGTCAACGATCCGCCAAATTGGTTTAAGTTCAGCATCTTCTCCAAAAGTTAAGCCAAATCAAGATTGTAAATACGAGCCATTGATGGGTGGCACTTCATTGATGCAGTGGGATGAATATGGATATAAGCTTTATGCAATTGAAGAAGGATCTTTGGAGAGAATCCTTGCATTTTCTTTTGGGAAATGCTGTCTTAGTAGAGGAGTTTCAGGCATGACTTATGTCCGTCAGGTGATATATGGTGAAGATCGGCTGCTTGTTGTACAGTCTGAAGATACCGATGAACTTAAAATTTTACATCTAAATCTTCCG GTTTCTTATCTCGCTCAAAATTGGCCTGTTCAACATGTGGCCGCTAGCAAAGATGGAATGTACCTAGCAGTTGCTGGTCTTCATGGGCTGATTTTATATGATATGCGTTTCAAAAAGTGGCGAGTCTTTGGAGATATTACTCAGGAACAAAGGATTCAGTGCAAAGGTTTGTTATGGCTGGGGAAGATTGTTGTTGTCTGCAACTATGTTGAATCTTCTAACAT GTATGAATTGCTCTTTTACCCACGATATCATCTTGACCAGAGTTCCTTACTTTGTCGGAAGCCATTACTTGCTCAGCCAATGGTGATGGATGTATATCAAGATCATATACTTGTGACTTATCGCCCATTTGATGTCCACATATTCCATGTGAGATTATTTGGTGAATTGACACCTCATAGCAATCCAAACCTGCAG CTTTCTACAGTACGGGAACTCTCAATCATGACAGCAAAGAGTCATCCTGCTGCAATGCGTTTTATCCCTGACCAGATTCCAAGAGAACGTGGCTTAAAGGATCATATTTCACAATCTTCAGATTTACTAGCCAGAGAACCTGCGAG ATGCTTGATACTAAGAACAAATGGGGAACTTTCTCTTTTGGATTTGGATGATGGACGTGAGAGGGAGCTCACTGACTCTGTTGAATTATTTTGGGTTACTTGTGGTCAATCAGAGGAGAAGACTAACTTAATTGAGGAAGTTTCTTGGTTAGATTATGGCCATCGAGGGATGCAG GTTTGGTATCCATCTCCAGGGGTTGATTCTTTCAAGCAGGAGGATTTTTTGCAG TTGGATCCAGAACTGGAATTTGATCGTGAAGTGTATCCTCTGGGACTTCTTCCAAATGCTGGTGTTGTTGTTGGTGTCTCGCAGAGGATGTTATTTTCAGCATGCACTGAATTTCCATGTTTTGAGCCATCTCCTCAAGCTCAAACTATATTGCATTGCCTTCTCAGGCACCTTATTCAG AGGGACAAAAGGGAGGAGGCTCTAAAGTTGGCACAGCTATCAGCTGAAAAGCCGCATTTTTCCCATTGTCTAGAGTGGCTTCTTTTTACGGTATTTGATGCAGAAATTTCCAG ACAAAGTGCAAACAAGAACCAAAAGTCGGTCCCTAAACATGCCGAAAACTGCTCTTTATTGGAGAAGACCTGCGATTTGATTAGAAATTTTCCAGAATATCTGGATGTGGTTGTGAGTGTGGCGAGAAAAACTGATGGTCGACACTGGGCAGATTTATTCTCAGCTGCTGGAAGATCAGCAGA GTTGTTTGAGGAATGCTTCCAACGGAGATGGTATCGCACtgcagcatgctatatactt GTAATAGCCAAACTTGAAGGACCTGCTGTCAGTCAATACTGTGCTTTACGTTTATTACAG GCAACACTTGATGAATCTTTATATGAGCTTGCTGGGGAGCTG GTGCGATTCTTATTGAGATCTGGGAAAGAATATGAGCAATCATCAAATGATTCTGGACTTTCTCCAAGATTCTTGGGTTATTTTCTCTTTCGTTCTAGTCACAGGAAGACATCATTGGATAAGAG CAGCACCTCATTCAAGGAGCAAAGTGCTCATGTTACTTCTGTGAAGAACATATTAGAAAGCCATGCTAGCTATTTGATGTCAGGGAAAGAACTTTCCAAGCTTGTTGCCTTTGTCAAAGGCACTCAGTTTGACTTAGTG GAATATCTACAACGTGAAAGATATGGTTCAGCTCGCTTGGAGAACTTTGCATCAGGGCTGGAACTAATTGGACAGAAG CTCCAAATGGGTACATTGCAGAGTCGGCTAGATGCAGAGTTTCTGTTGGCTCATATGTGTTCCGTCAAGTTCAAGGAGTGGATTGTTGTCCTGGCCACTCTGCTGAGAAGGTCCGAG GTTCTTTTTGATCTTTTCCGGCATGACATGCGGTTGTGGAAGGCATATTACATTACTCTTCAG TCGCACCCTGCTTTTGTTGAATATCAAGATCTACTTGAAGCCTTGGAAGAGAGGCTTGCATCTCTCTCAGATTTGGAGGAGTGA